CTGTTATGTTGTGTTTGGCTGCAATGTCAATCATTTCTTGTGTCTCCTTCATCCCTCCAATGCAGCTTCCACCAACTATCTTTCTTCCTATTCAATTATAACATATTAATATTGTTTAGTACACACACGAAAGGTAGGTAGGAAAAAAAACAATATTATAGTGAATGAGATCATTATACACAGATGAACTCACCCATTAGCAAAGGAAAAACTGGTAGCTCAAGTGGTTTCTCCGGAGCACCAACCATAACAAGCTTTCCATGAGGTTTCAAAAGACCAATTAAAGGCAATAGAGGATGAACAGCGGAAACCGTGTCAATAATACCATCCATGGTTCCTATAGCAGCCTTCTCAATCAAAACAAGAACAACACATACATTTTAATGATCAGAAACATGTAGCACAAAATTACATTACCCTTAAATGTAATAAAAACAATTACTCATATATACCTGGACCTGTTCTTGGTCACGGCTGACCAAAAATGAGTCAGCACCAATGCGTTCAATAGCTTCTTTCTTCTTGTTTGGGGAGGTACTAATGACTGTGACCTTAGCCCCGAGAGCCTTGGCGAATTTCACAGCGACATGGCCTAGCCCACCTAGACCAACGATGCCCACATGAAGACCAGGCTTATCGAGTTCAAAGTATTTCAAGGGACTGTAGACTGTAATCCCAGCGCAGAGGAGAGGAGCAGCAGCGTCGAGAGGTAGGCTATCCGGAATGCGAACGATGAAATGCTCGTCGGCGACCATCGTGTCGGAGTAGCCTCCGTAGGTGGTGGTTCCGTCGTAGTATTTGGAGCCATAAGTGAGGATCATCTTTGGGCAGTAATTCTCCAGGTCATTGGCGCAGCTGTCGCATGAGCGACAAGAGCCCACCATGCACCCCACGCCAACCTTGTCACCAACTTTGTACTTCTCTACTTTGCTTCCCACCTCTGTCACTACACCAACAATCTCGTGCCTGCAATCATTTTTGTTTTTAAGATGTTTAGTTTAGATTTCACTTTACAATTCACATTACTATTCTTGTCATAAAATAGGGAAATTCATAAAACTActtaaagatttaaaaaaaaaaatactgaatttgaaaaaattacaaaaatatagagTAGCATGATCATAAATgcagatttttttttaacaaagctGACAAATTTACAACAATAActcttttttttaactaaaatttacaaatttgtaactaatgtTTACAAGTTCATAATCATACATTACAGTTTGAAAACAAAATTTAAAgactaaatagaaaattgtaaGAGAGAGTACTATCAtctatatttttgaaatttttataaaatcttgtatttttcaattttttttctgaaatttaccgtgttattcttaaaaaaaacGCAATTTATCTATTAAACATAGTTGTAACTGCTGTATAGTTGATTAGATAGTATGCCTCcacattaaaaacaaaaaaagaaatgaatagactatttttttattaatttatattttcaaaGAAATAATTTTTCCCTTGAAAGATGGCCACAAAAATGATCAAAGTCTCTCTTTATTAATATTCACTACTCAGTCCATATAGTCATTATTAGGGTGTCTAACATTTATATCAATCAAATTACACCGAATCAATTAAATACAATCTAACACAATTCAATTacaaaaaattagatatttaattacaattaaatttaattggatttaaataatttgattttaattggtttagattGGATGACGAATTACAATGTCAAAATCCAATTAAAAACTCATTCAATCTAATTACATAtaacatatattaaaaaatatttaattatttatatttctttaaatatattttaaaaaatatatttatatttcttttaatacattATTATTGGCTAACTATTAATCTTCTCCTATACACTTCCACACCTAATTAGAggagaaaatactaaaaatactcATCTATTCTCAtcattctctctcattttcaaTACTACTTTAAGcttttaattagattaaatttgTAAGGTTAATAACTTTATGAAATTTGAACCTAAATGAATGGTGTCGTTTAATTTTTAAgtgatttttgtatatttttaagttAATATTATAAATCAAGTTCCAActcaattttgaaaaaataaagggaaatttgGGTATTTATGCACAACGTAGgtgcatatataaaaaaaatatcactctTTAACATCATTCTAAAATAATACGACTTATTGTTTGGTTTCCAAAAATACTCTTATCATTTTTATAGCATtcatctctcttctctctctcgactccctctctctctctctcaggtCAAATTTATTCTTTAGATTTATGGCAGCCAGCCACCAAACCATCATCACCAccaaatttctttgaaaaaaTGTCTACAACTTTGGCATCCTCctctatttttttcttctctcttaaAGTGTCCATAGAGACTAAAATAAAATGTCCAATGATAGTTTTTGATGATATAAAACATAAACCTACTAAAAGTTCAATTAAGATACTAATTTATGTATCTCGAATAGATTTGTgcataattttttggttttttttttttgcaattattTTCACAATCTTTTAGCTCTGAAAcgtaaaaatttgcagaaaactcTATAGACATCAGTGTACCTCAATGCCCAGCtcgatgggcccttaaaaataatgattttcgtgaagaaaaaaaaaccactTGCCTTGATAGGCCTCAACAGGTCTCGACATGCCTCGATGCAAATCAATAGAATTAATAAAAAAGGCATATCTTTTCAATCGGTTGtctgtttgaggtgattttttttaatttgggtattttcttgagatctacatgtCTAGAATGTGTACACAcatatttgggaagttgaaagcttgaaaacatacccaactttgaaaatataaagGTATTGTTTTAaactttggtgtgttttcaagctttcaacttcccaaatgtgtgtgtacacatcttagatgtgtagatctcaagaaaatacccaaattcaaacaaaaatcacctcaaacggacacccgagtgaaaaaatatgcactttctatgaattgcatcgaATAACATCGAGGTGTGTCGAGGTATGTCGTGGCCTATCGAGGTGACATCAAATGCATAaggtttttttttcatgaaaatcgtgatttttaagatatacctcgatagacctcgatgtaCCTCGATGCCTAGCTCGATGGattcttaaaaatcatgatttccaTGGAAAAAACCACTTGCCTCGATAGGTGTCGACAGTCCTCGACATGCCTCGATGCAAATCAATGCAATTAATAGAAAGTGCATAAATTTTCACTCaagtgtccgtttgaggtgatttttttttaattttggtatttttttgagtTCTACACGTCTGAGATATGCACACCACATTTGAGAAgttaaaagtttgaaaacatacccaactttgaaaatataagggtattgttttgaactttggtgtattttcaagctttcaactttccaaatgtgtgtgtacacatccCAAGCGTGTAGAtatcaagaaaatacccaaattaaaaaaaatcacctcaaacgaacacccgagtgaaaagttatgcatttTCTATTCATTTCATTGATTTGCATCGAGGCATgtcgaggactatcgaggcaagTGGTTTTTtgtcatgaaaatcatgatttttaagagcCCATCAAACTGGGCATCGAGGTATATCttaaaaatcataattttcatgaaaaaaaaacatacGCCTCGACACATCTCGATGCCACCTCGATAGGTCTCGACAAACCTCGACACACTTCGATACAActcgatgcaattcatagaaagtgcataatttttcactcaggtgtccatttgaggtgattttttctttgaattttggtattttcttgagatctacacatagaagatgtgtacacacacatttgggaagttgaaagcttgaaaacacaccaaagttaaaaaaaaatacccttatattttcaaaattgggtatgttttcaaactttcaactTTCCAAATGTATGTACATTTCTTAgatgtgtagatctcaaaaaaatacccaaattaaaaaaaaatcacctcaaacggacatcCGGGTGAAAAGTTATGAACTTTCTATTAATTGCATTGATTTGCATCGAGGcatgtcgaggcctatcgaggcaagtggtttttttttcatgaaaatcatgatttttaacaACCCATCAAGCTGGGCATCGAGGTATTTCGAGTTTTCTGTAAATTTTTACGTTTCAAatctaaaaaattgtgaaaaaaaattacaaagaaaaccaaaaaataatgcacagatctattcgaaatgcataaattagtgtcttaattgaactttagtaggtttaagttttatatcaTCAAAATCTATCATGTGACATTTTATTTTAGTGTCCATGGACACTttaagagagaagaaaaaaataaaggagaATGCCAAAGTTGTAGACGTTTTCTCAAAGAAATTTAGTGGCGATGATGGTTTGATGATGACTGCTATAACTCCAAATAATAAATATGACCCGAGAGAGAGGaagtagagagagagaagagagatgaAAGCTAAGAAAATGATAATGATATTTTTGGAAACCAAACAAATAGCAGTATTATTTTAGAATAATGTTAaagaattatattttttttatatatgcaaATACATTATGCATAAATATCCAAATTTCCCAAAATAAAATGAGTACTAACTCAAAATCCAATTAAAAAGTCAAACCAATCCAATTAGTAATTGTATtggatttgattggattttaATACTTAATATGATTGGATTGGAGGATGGTTTTTAAAATCCAATTCCAACATTTAATTGTATTGAATTAGTACAAAAGGCTTTACGGGATCGAATGCCAACCCCTAGTCATTATCAACCTTACCACACTACGAGAATCCAAttattagaaaaatatttttttgacataaatattaatataattatacaaAAAATTTGTAggaatataattataattttaaaagggAATGAAACAGAGAATATTTTTTTTCAACCACACACATGTATAATTAGGTTCATATgcttgaaaaataataatatataatatataattaaacaatCAAACACATAAATACTACTCATTAATTTCCTCCctctataaaataatataaaaattgagatatatttatgtataaagatcATATACATAACATACCCAGGCACGAGAGGGTAGGTAGAATTGCCCCATTCATTCTTGACCATATGCAAATCAGAGTGGCATATCCCACAGTACAACACTTTGAACGTAACATCTTTCTCTCCGTTTTCTCTGCAGCCAAACAGACAATTACACACAGCAACAGACCTTAGAAAATAAGAAACATTTACTTTTATTAAAGCAAAATAATATCAATGGAACATAGATTTAAGGCACAATGTTCTTTTGTTATGAATATCACTACAGATTTAGAAAAAGTGCCGCCCCCGATAAAaaacaacattaaaaaaaaatggaaaatggaaaagaaaagaaaaccttCTTGAGAAATGGAAGGGAGAGAAGACTCCAGATGAATCTCTAGCAGCCCAACCAAAGGCCTTCTTGGGGTGCTCTTCTTCGTAGGACGTTGTCATTTTACAGTTCGatcaaatttcttgtttcttggtttttcttttctttttgttttcagAGAAGAATGTGAGATATAGAGGAGGGTGTTACAAAATCGGGAGGTATTAAATGAGCAATAAATAAGAAAACAGAGAATAAGGGAATTTGTTCTAATAAGCGTTACTTGGCAATCGCTTGGCCATGTGTGTGGTCGTAAGAGCAGGATTAGAGTGCACAATATCATGTGTTCTCTACTCTACTCTGGCCTTTGCCTGTGGCCAGTGCTGACGTATCGGCTTAGCAAATTATTAAGTGAGAAAGTGATTCTATTTTCTCGGCGCAAGAACTTtctcaaaagaaagaaaactaaAGCATAGAATCTCAGCCACCTATACTTCTGACACGCGTCAGTTTAATTTTCATTTGTGCGTGAATGATTCCAGAGGGGTTTTGTCTTTGTGGATCTTTCTCGCGCAGCAGGGGGTGTTGCATTTTTATTGTAGGATTTTAGGTTTTGACTTCACATTCATGCggtccatttttttttcttcctttccaaGCCACATAAAAATAATGGACAATCAATTCACGTTGTTGTTGTACCAAAATTTTCAAGAGAAATGCTGCTTaggaaggtttttttttttttttaagtttatatctTTTTGGACCCAGTTtttttgtctcattatctgtttagacctgtgttttaacaaattactttttggatcctatgttttgtaaaatggttaaaatagaacctaaactcaattttaatgaagaaaaaattaaatataacaacacaatttttaagcaaaatgattttatttttgttctgaattgttaatttggtaaattatttgtgattttagttaagaaaacattaaccaaaattgggtttagagttctattttaaccattttacaaaatatagggtccaaaaagtaatttatcaaaacacgaggtccaaacagataatgagaaaaaatacagggtccaaaaaggtataaaccctttttTTACACGCATCAAATCTACAATTTTGACTGATGAGTTTAGTGTTACTATGGAGTGGCAAAGCGAGAACTAAATTTTCATGGccgcaaataatttttttaataaaaatttcatTAAAAATGTAATATCTATATCTCTTTcttataaaaaatgtgtagataatgaaaattcttACTTTTaaggattttttatttttttcttttaactttaatagaatatttttatatttaacataatatttttatatttaagtgTAGAATGTAAACATggcttaaaattaaataaataaataattaaacaaattaaaataagatattttacaataataattatttaaaaataataaaactgtatatttaataacttaaattaaatttaactaaacttaaacttaatatcatattaaacatataatatataatattttgttgtcattgccaaattcaaaaactagaataaacataaatgtaaacaaaataaattaattaattatttaaaatatgatattttatgataatttaaaaggttaaatcatatttatttaaaaataaaaaggtaTACATACCATTTGTTTATCTTATGAATTTGTATGATAGTTTGTTTTATTAAGTAATCAAaattctttttcttcatcaaattcaccaaaggacattgtcaaatacattagaaactaaaaataatttatgtaTGTATATCTATGtaaacgttgtgtttagatgtcatatgtagagattattcatttaaatatttatatatactatagatctataattcattctattatatatatattttaaataaactaatttttattaaaattataaagagtgttttcaactttaaaactaagcaaacgtgcattgcacgttgcttctacctagtatctATATAAATGAAAGTTCCAAGGAGATTATGTGTCACTTTAAAATTACTCCAAAatattctttctattttctcattttttttacatttttaatttcttatttaatttttttttaattattagttaataaaaaactaaaatatctaattatatttatataattaacaaCCTTTCAAATTCCCAAAAATTAAGTCAATAATAATAATGTTAATATTTAATTCATCATAACTAACAAAGTATATcatctataataataataataatatatcaatATCGATATAtttatactaggtagaagcaacgtgcaatgtacATTGCTTAGTTTTAAatctatatctcttctatataataagtgtgtaaataacgaattttttttgttttaacggttttttttttttaatgttaactttaacagaatatttttatatttaacgatagtttgtaaacacttaaacttaaataaaataaaataaaaaattaaaaaattaaaaaaagatattttttagatattttacaataataattatttaaaaataataaataattaaacaaattaaaataggatatgtttgagatattttacaattataattatttaaaattaataaaatcatacgtttataacttaaataaaatttaattaaacttaaactcaattattagaataatatcatattaaacatataatataatctattgttaattaacaacaattttttttaaaaaaaaaatctagcaagaaacttaaatttaaaatccacatataatatttaatattacactaaacatataatatatattctcttcttgtcactctcaaattcaaaaactagagcaaacataaacttaaacaaaaataaataaattatttaattaaaaaatgatatttatttgaaatttatatgacattaatataaatttaataaaaataattaataaattctataaataaaactaagcaaatttgcatattgcacgttgcttgtatctagtatttatataaaggagagcttaaAGGAGATAGTGtgtcactctaaaattactccaaaatactttttctattttctcatttttttacatttttaatttcttattttaaaaatttataatgattaattaataaaaaaactaaaatatctaattatatttatataattaacaaCCTTTGAAATTCTAAAAAATTAAGCCAGTAATAATAATGTTAGTATTTAATTCATCATAACCAACAAAGTatatgttgacgtcgttttttgtcaacttaaaatgtcgagcaattaaacaataaaaacttTGGTGCAAATGAATAGTATGGTGGAACAACAAGGGTTTTACATGGTTCaccagttaaatctgcctagtccacaagtctattttattagaacttggagttttctctctagaTAGCAAAAGATTCGTCCCCTTTtaagtgttcatgacctctctatttatagagagttttcggagttcattcccacatattttgggaagatactcctgcttattaattgaaataatgatattaaatgttgtaactcccatatacaaggaaacgtccccagAAGACCAGGAAAACGggtaacagacttgttaatatccctttaatgtcgggatgttacaacaataaatatctttaaatgtatAAAACGTGTTACatcagatgattcatcaaatctccgagatcagcaatcagcatcgcATCAGTCAAGGTTTACAGACAGGTTACGAACTGATCGTCTTACTCCAAGACCTGCTCGGGGTAGATAAATACCGTCGAGGCTGTCATACTTCGAGCTTGCACTCTTTAAGCTCGGGCTACTCGATCTGAAGACactcgataacggatgtatcctGATACTATGCTCTTTCGAGCTCAAAAAGAATCCCGAGGCTacatgtcttcgaggttgccgtCTTACTTCGAGGGTTTTACAAGTGTACCATGAACACACgtttttatatatctcgagctcacactcgaCGAGTCCAGCCTTCGAGGTCCTAATTtcttgtctcgaaatctgggtataacagttttccccctcaaaagtattagttcgaatcctatgagaatgaaacttttgaactacttccattGGGAATCGTACCATCAaacatactcgagtgtggacacgcgtcagctgggtattaaCCACTcgaagtacttgagtaccttggaaacctgcccacgtctaTCCGCCTGCCATCATTTATGGTCCCATCGAATCATTTGTCCCTGACCGTCGGATCTGATACAAAAtatggccaatggcccagattaatccaacCTTTTGCATTCCCACGGGTTTATAAATTGGACTCCAGTCGTCTTCTTCTTTTACTCTCACGTTCATTCCAGAGAGAaaaaaggaggaaagaaaaaccAGGAACCTCCTTGCCCATTTCTttcatgttctccaagccgagtaGACAAAGTAACATTGGACTCTTTGATTCTGTGAGATCATACTTGCAGCCGCTTCTACAATCGTCCATTTCTCTGCTTTTGCCAATCGCGTTGTGTAAGCTCTCTGTTCATGGCTTTtttgcattatatatatatattttcttatgtGTGTTTATGTTTCTGTTGCACCTTGGGCACTAGGATTTTGTTGGTCcattagtttaatgcactagAACGTTTCGGCTGTTAAATATTAGGTTTAGGTTATGACATTATTGACTCCAAACCCAGTTCATGCGCAAAGAGACCAAAATATGGCTCTTTTTCTTAGTTTTCAAATTTCAgaggtgttgacgccgtttttcgtcaacagtgaatatagagcacgtaaacaataattagttatggccagaaaaatacaataagacaacacaggattttttacatggttcagcagttaactctgcctagtccacgagtctttgttattagaactcaagatgatttctggaaattcttcaagaatgaattctccagagtttctcttcAAGATCCAAAATTTCAGTCCCTTTCTGTAATAACCaagtttttattttagtttattaGATAAATTAGTATTTATCTTAgtctataatttatttattaattttttattaattttcttgGTGGGTGTATAGATTGTTAATAATAGTGATAATTGCCTAGAATGTAATATTGTTGACACACGTGTGTGtggtgtttatttatttatttattttgaatagattaacttgttttattttatgtattaGATTATATGAAGATGATGAGTATGATAGTGCATGGTTGATTCGGTCAACTTTTGTGGGCTAAGATTTGAatgttagttttttttaagttttggttAACAAGGAAGTAGGGAATCAGGTTGTAGTGAGATAGTTAGTATTTAAGAGATAAAGCAAGAGACTTATTAGGTGAgtattttaataagaaaataataagtGAATGATAGCATTAGCCGTACAAAATGGAGAGAAGCTAGGAAAAGTAGCTTTAGTCTTGTAAATTCAAAATAAGGGATATAATAATATCTttgtgtgatatgtgtgtggtctGTTAAGATAGTTGTGGAACAAATAgtgttaattataataataaatagcAGCCAATGATACGTGGAATGTATTTATGAAAGAGTCAAAGAAACTTAGTAGATGttcttttgaaatttgaatttaagGCAGACTTAACTACAGTAGAATTAGGAAATTTTGTTAGgatcttctatatatatatatagacgaAATGGGTGCGGTTGAATGATCTAAGCTGCTATACTATTTCTTTCAAGATATTGATGCAATGAAAGAGTGAGAGTGTGAGAGAGGATTAGAGAATCATTTGGGATTGCACATTCTATCGAGGTTTCTAGTGGTGTTCTATCAAAAAGATAAGGTACTTTTGTGTTAATATGTTATGGGTTAAAAATTATCTATTTAGCTCATCTTCTAATTAGGTTTTctttttatgattatgatttaattaaggAAGTGATACTCTTAAGGTGGCGCTTCTGCTATAGCATTTTAAAAGTTTTAGTTCGCAATCACTCATATTCTCGGGATTTCGAGGTAAGGAAATTAGGTAGTTATTTATGTTAGAATATGCATGTGTGATATGATTGTATGGAATATGTATGGCTAACGTTACAGGGACAGGAGGGATTTTTACGTGAGGTAATGTGGCTCTAGTTTGCCTATTACGATTATCTCTACCCTCATAAACTGTCTGTTTCGTTATTATGTATGAAAGGATATCCTTGGTATTTCTagaatcatgtttggattaagcTATGATATTAGTAAGGTTATGTATGATTTTGTATGGCTAT
The genomic region above belongs to Humulus lupulus chromosome 1, drHumLupu1.1, whole genome shotgun sequence and contains:
- the LOC133806661 gene encoding probable mannitol dehydrogenase; translation: MTTSYEEEHPKKAFGWAARDSSGVFSPFHFSRRENGEKDVTFKVLYCGICHSDLHMVKNEWGNSTYPLVPGHEIVGVVTEVGSKVEKYKVGDKVGVGCMVGSCRSCDSCANDLENYCPKMILTYGSKYYDGTTTYGGYSDTMVADEHFIVRIPDSLPLDAAAPLLCAGITVYSPLKYFELDKPGLHVGIVGLGGLGHVAVKFAKALGAKVTVISTSPNKKKEAIERIGADSFLVSRDQEQVQAAIGTMDGIIDTVSAVHPLLPLIGLLKPHGKLVMVGAPEKPLELPVFPLLMGRKIVGGSCIGGMKETQEMIDIAAKHNITAEIELIHIDYLNTAMERLLKADVRYRFVIDIANTMNPDSS